Within the Candidatus Zixiibacteriota bacterium genome, the region AACAATACGTCGGTAAACCGCGTTACGAAACCGGCATCGTCGTTGCCGCCCGCTCGCGCAGCAGCTTGATGTGGGAGCAAACGATTCAACCCGGTGATATCATTTATGCGGTTAACCGCGAACGCGTCGAATCCCTCGAGCAGCTGCGCGCGCTCCTGGCCAAGCTAACCGCGAACCAGGTGGTTCTCCAGGTAGAACGACGCGGTCAGCTGTTTTACATTCCAATGGAAACCCGATGACCGCTAACCCCGTCAACGATGCGCGCCCCGCGGCGCTCCCGAGAATCTGACTATGATGCAAATCACCTTTCATGGCGCCGCCGGAACCGTGACCGGATCAAAATACCTGGTTACTGTTAACGACAAGAAGATTCTTGTCGACTGCGGTATGTTCCAAGGCTCCCGCGATCTGCGTGAACGCAACTGGCTGCCGGTGCCGTTCGCGATCAAGGAAATCTCTGCCGTCATTCTGACACACGCGCACATCGATCACATCGGCTTCCTGCCCAAGCTTGTGCGCGAGGGTTACAACAGCCCGATCTATGCGACACCGCCTACGGTCGAATTGTCCCACGTCTCCCTGATGGATACCGCGATGCTGCAGATGGAAGACGCCCAATTCCGGCAGAAAAAACACTTGTCGCGCCATGAAGTCGTCCTGCCGCTGTTTGATATCGACGATGCCGAGGCCACGAAGAAGCTTTTCCGCAACGTCAAGTTTCACGAGTGGGTATCGATCGGCAAAGAGTTTCGCTTTCGCTATCATATCGCCGGGCATCTGCTCGGAGCAGCCGGAGTCGAGCTTGAAATGGACGACGGCGTCGAGCGCAAGTCAATCTTCTTCTCCGGCGATGTCGGTCGTTACGGCAACCCGCTTACGACCAATCCGCTTTCGCCGCCGCACTGCGATTACCTCGTGTGCGAATCAACCTACGGCGGGAAGATGCATCCAGCTCAAGATGCTCACACGGTGTTTGAAGAGCTGATTAATGAAGTCCACAACAGCCGCAGTATCCTGTTGATCCCGGCCTTTGCCATCGGTCGCACGCAGCAAATCACCTATCTGGTCAACGACCTGATCACGAATGACTTTGTCCCGCCGATCCATATTCACATCGACTCGCCGATGGCTATTTCTGCTACCGAGATTTATATACGCTACCCGACCTATCACTCGATCGACCTGAACAAACTCGGTGGCGCTAAATCCGTGCTCGATGGCGACAACGTTACGTTACATCGCACCCGCAAATCGTCGCAGACCCTCAACGAACTCAGAGGGCCGGCGATCATCATGTCTTCCAGTGGTATGATGACCGGCGGCCGTATCCTCCATCACCTGCTCAATCGCCTGCCTGATCGCCGTACCACCGTGGCACTGGTAGGATTCATGGCGGAAGGCACTCTCGGCCGGAGACTCGCTGACGGCGCGGAAATGGTTTACATCCACAAGATGCCGGTCGATGTGCGCGCTCGTATTGTCAAGTTCGAAGGAATGTCGGGTCATGCTGACTGGTACGAACTATTACATTGGCTTGAACCAGTCAAATACCAACCGAAAAAAGTCTTTATAACTCACGGGGAATCCGAGCAATCAGCCGCAATGGCTCTCCACCTGAAAGACGAACGCGGCTGGGAGACGATAATTCCCAAACTCGACGAAACACACCCGCTATAACTGCCACGTTATCTTAGCCTTATGTTCAAAGCTTCGGAGATCGATTTTCACTTGCCAAATGGTTGATTTGCCTTATTTTGTGATACGAGCTATTACTACCTGATTTGGTCTTTAACCCGCCCGAGGACAACGCACCTGTGTTGTTGGAGACTCAATGCTTAAGTCGCTAAAGCTGACCAGCTTATGCCTAATGTTGCTTACGTTTGCAGCTATGGCAGCGGAGGTCAATCAGTACTACTTCCGTTTTGATGTCCAGGACCGTAAGGAACTTTCGGTTCTGACTAAAATCATCTCAATTGACGAGGCCACCCCGCCGACCGGAACGACCATCTATGCTTACGCCAATGATCGTCAATTGGCCGAATTCCAGAAATTGGGCTATGCGTACACGATGCTGCCGAATCCCGGTGACGTTGGCCCAGTGGATATGGCCGCGAGCAGCCGCGACGCCATGGCTTGGGATGTCTATCCCACCTACACTGCCTACGTGCAGATGATGAATGATTTCGCGACCAATTACCCCAGTCTCTGCCAGATCATCAACATCGGTACTACCGTTCAGGGTCGCTCGCTTCTGGTCGCCAAGATTTCTGATAACGTTGCGACCGAGGAGAACGAGCCGGAGGTGTTTTACACATCATCAATGCACGGCGATGAAACTACCGGCTACGTATCGATGCTGCGCTTGATCGACTCGCTGCTGGTGGGCTACAATGCCGGCAACACGCGTATCCAAACCATGGTTAACAACATGGAGATCTACATCAATCCGCTGCACAATCCCGACGGTACTTATCGCTCCGGCAATACCACCGTTTCCGGTGCCTGGCGCTACAACGCCAACGGTGTCGATCTCAATCGCAACTACCCCGACCCGCAAGACGGCCCGCATCCTGATGGCGAGGCTTGGCAGGTCGAAACGCAGGCCTTCATGGCCTTTGCCGAACAGCACAGCTTTGTGGTCTCTGCCAACTTCCATGGCGGCACCGAAGTCGTCAACTATCCGTGGGATACCTGGGTTACGCGCCATGTTGATGATGCCTGGTATCAGACAATTAGCCACCAGTTCGCCGACACCGCGCAAGTGGCCGCCGGCGGCGGCTATATGACCGGCTACAATGACGGCATCACCAACGGCTTTGACTGGTACGAAGTGGACGGCGGTCGTCAGGACTGGATGAACTACTGGCGTCATTGCCGCGAAGTCTGTATCGAGATTTCGACCACAAAACTCGTGTCGGGCTCTTCGCTACCAACCTACTGGGGTTATTTGCGCCTGTCATTCCTGCGTTTCTTGGAGCAGGCGATGTTCGGCATCCGCGGCACGGTCACCGATGCGAATACTGGTCTGCCGCTGCCGGCGCTCGTAACTGTCACGGCTCACGATGCCGACTCCAGCCACGTGCGCACCGATCCCGATCACGGCAACTACTACCGCCCAATCGCCAACGGCACGTGGAACCTCAGCTTCAGCGCGCCGGGTTACATCACACAGACCGTCGGCAATGTGCTCGTCCTGACCAACACTGCAACGGTCGTCGACGTCCAGCTCCAACCGGTGCCAACCATCCCGGTGATCAGCTACCTCGATGACACCGCGCCGGCCGGCATCGACCCCGGTGAAGCCGTCTCGATGTACATCACCCTCTACAATGAGGGAGGTGGTGCTGCGACAAATGCAGTCGGCGTCCTCTCCAGCACCGATCCATACCTCACAATCACGCAGAACACCTCAACCTACCCGACCATCGCCCAGAACGGC harbors:
- a CDS encoding MBL fold metallo-hydrolase: MMQITFHGAAGTVTGSKYLVTVNDKKILVDCGMFQGSRDLRERNWLPVPFAIKEISAVILTHAHIDHIGFLPKLVREGYNSPIYATPPTVELSHVSLMDTAMLQMEDAQFRQKKHLSRHEVVLPLFDIDDAEATKKLFRNVKFHEWVSIGKEFRFRYHIAGHLLGAAGVELEMDDGVERKSIFFSGDVGRYGNPLTTNPLSPPHCDYLVCESTYGGKMHPAQDAHTVFEELINEVHNSRSILLIPAFAIGRTQQITYLVNDLITNDFVPPIHIHIDSPMAISATEIYIRYPTYHSIDLNKLGGAKSVLDGDNVTLHRTRKSSQTLNELRGPAIIMSSSGMMTGGRILHHLLNRLPDRRTTVALVGFMAEGTLGRRLADGAEMVYIHKMPVDVRARIVKFEGMSGHADWYELLHWLEPVKYQPKKVFITHGESEQSAAMALHLKDERGWETIIPKLDETHPL
- a CDS encoding carboxypeptidase regulatory-like domain-containing protein gives rise to the protein MLKSLKLTSLCLMLLTFAAMAAEVNQYYFRFDVQDRKELSVLTKIISIDEATPPTGTTIYAYANDRQLAEFQKLGYAYTMLPNPGDVGPVDMAASSRDAMAWDVYPTYTAYVQMMNDFATNYPSLCQIINIGTTVQGRSLLVAKISDNVATEENEPEVFYTSSMHGDETTGYVSMLRLIDSLLVGYNAGNTRIQTMVNNMEIYINPLHNPDGTYRSGNTTVSGAWRYNANGVDLNRNYPDPQDGPHPDGEAWQVETQAFMAFAEQHSFVVSANFHGGTEVVNYPWDTWVTRHVDDAWYQTISHQFADTAQVAAGGGYMTGYNDGITNGFDWYEVDGGRQDWMNYWRHCREVCIEISTTKLVSGSSLPTYWGYLRLSFLRFLEQAMFGIRGTVTDANTGLPLPALVTVTAHDADSSHVRTDPDHGNYYRPIANGTWNLSFSAPGYITQTVGNVLVLTNTATVVDVQLQPVPTIPVISYLDDTAPAGIDPGEAVSMYITLYNEGGGAATNAVGVLSSTDPYLTITQNTSTYPTIAQNGGSAQSNAQYAFTVSPTCPVNHVAPFRIDIAADGGYVDSAFFSLTLGQAVEDFEDGNFTAYNWVLGGNQPWTIVSSGMYEGAYAAASGTITHSQNSTMTVTLTIAQAGNVSFYYKVSSESNWDFLEFYIDGVKKASWSGSVGWAQASYPVTVGSRTFQWKYVKDGSQSVGSDKAWVDLIVFPPLQSAAPLVITTESLPDGEVGTAYSQQLISTGGTGTVTWSDLNHNLNGTGLSLSAAGLVSGTPTTASVINFTARAQDQAAVITDKNFAINVIQPDMCGDADGSESISISDAVYLIAYIFSGGPAPGSTTKGDPSCDGQVTISDAVYLISYIFAGGPAPCANCK